From the Chiloscyllium plagiosum isolate BGI_BamShark_2017 chromosome 16, ASM401019v2, whole genome shotgun sequence genome, one window contains:
- the fgf4 gene encoding fibroblast growth factor 4 → MVCKTTVQPACSLLLLLLGITSGVVRSAPVSGQPNATVERRWETLLSRSMPRIPGEMKEISRDTDYLLGIKRLRRLYCNVGIGFHLQVLSDGRINGSHDESRYSLLEISPVRRGVVSLLGVTSGLFVAMNSKGKLYGSTYYNDECKFNEILLPNNYNAYESNAYPTMYMALSKTGKAKKGNKVTPIMTMTHFLPRI, encoded by the exons ATGGTCTGCAAGACAACAGTTCAACCGGCCTgttcgcttctcctgctcctcctcgGAATTACCTCTGGTGTCGTGCGCTCTGCCCCTGTCTCTGGCCAGCCCAACGCCACCGTGGAGCGCAGATGGGAGACCCTCTTGTCCCGTTCCATGCCCCGAATCCCCGGGGAGATGAAGGAAATCAGCCGGGACACTGACTATTTACTGGGCATCAAAAGGCTACGGCGGCTTTACTGCAATGTAGGCATCGGGTTTCATCTGCAAGTGTTGTCCGATGGAAGAATAAATGGAAGTCACGATGAGAGTCGGTACA GTCTGTTGGAAATCTCTCCCGTGCGGAGGGGAGTTGTCAGCTTGCTCGGGGTGACCAGCGGCCTCTTTGTGGCTATGAATAGCAAAGGCAAGCTTTACGGATCT ACATACTACAATGACGAATGCAAATTCAACGAGATACTGCTACCCAATAATTATAACGCCTACGAGTCCAACGCATACCCAACCATGTACATGGCATTAAGCAAGACCGGCAAAGCGAAGAAGGGGAACAAAGTGACTCCGATCATGACCATGACTCATTTTCTACCGAGAATCTGA